In Desulfovibrio porci, one genomic interval encodes:
- a CDS encoding DUF362 domain-containing protein: MNGYSRRDFLKGGALAAGALATGVFLKGGPALAAAPEKARVFFTRDLSAEGLLKTFANVNAGLSGNVAIKLHTGEPDGPNILPRPWVRRIQAAIPGSTIVECNVLYNSPRQTTAGHRETLKKNGWTFCPVDIMDAEGDAALPVPGGKWFKEVAVGKHLLNYDSMLVLTHFKGHSMGGFGGSLKNIAIGCASGKVGKAQLHREGDKLWSGGPNFMERMVEGGKAVTTHFGPRITYINVLRNMSVDCDCAGTSAAPPTTPDIGILASTDILAVDKASVDMVYALPEDQRRDLVERIESRSGLRQLSYMKEMGMGNDQYELITL, translated from the coding sequence ATGAACGGATATTCTCGACGCGACTTTCTAAAAGGCGGCGCTCTGGCCGCCGGAGCCCTGGCAACGGGCGTATTTTTGAAGGGCGGTCCGGCTCTGGCCGCTGCCCCGGAAAAGGCGCGGGTTTTTTTCACCAGGGATCTCAGCGCGGAAGGCCTGCTCAAGACCTTTGCCAACGTCAACGCCGGGTTGAGCGGCAACGTCGCCATCAAACTGCATACCGGCGAGCCCGACGGGCCCAACATTCTGCCCCGCCCCTGGGTGCGGCGGATTCAGGCCGCCATTCCCGGCAGCACGATTGTGGAGTGCAACGTGCTTTACAACAGCCCGCGCCAGACCACGGCCGGACACCGGGAAACCCTGAAAAAAAACGGCTGGACCTTCTGCCCCGTGGACATCATGGATGCCGAGGGCGACGCCGCCCTGCCCGTGCCCGGCGGCAAATGGTTCAAGGAAGTGGCCGTGGGCAAGCATCTGCTGAATTATGATTCCATGCTGGTGCTTACCCATTTCAAGGGGCACAGCATGGGCGGTTTCGGCGGTTCGCTGAAAAATATCGCCATCGGCTGCGCCTCGGGCAAGGTGGGCAAGGCGCAACTGCACCGTGAAGGCGACAAGCTCTGGTCCGGCGGTCCCAATTTTATGGAACGCATGGTGGAAGGCGGCAAGGCCGTGACCACGCACTTCGGGCCGCGCATCACCTATATCAACGTGCTGCGCAATATGTCAGTGGACTGCGACTGCGCCGGAACCAGCGCCGCCCCGCCCACGACGCCGGACATCGGCATCCTGGCCTCCACGGACATTCTGGCCGTGGACAAGGCGTCCGTGGACATGGTTTACGCCCTGCCCGAAGACCAACGGCGCGATCTGGTGGAACGCATTGAAAGCCGCAGCGGCCTGCGCCAGCTTTCCTACATGAAGGAAATGGGCATGGGCAACGATCAGTATGAACTGATTACCCTGTAG
- a CDS encoding XRE family transcriptional regulator has protein sequence MNTTSLSSIGAHNGFSGRLRQRRLQLELRKQDLAAQVGVSLTTIQQYENGQMPKGEYAVRLSEALRCSLDWLLAGKGDADGGILDKSEARLVMVPMVEARLSAGTGSFETGGEILRHYAFRWDFLHRKGNPAQMVLLRVSGDSMQPRILHNDVVLIDQSQSDPVPGRIYAVGVEDMVYLKIVNAMPGRLILSSVNPDYAPIEADTGEQLADLVRIIGRAVWVGRELD, from the coding sequence ATGAACACGACATCCCTTTCTTCCATCGGTGCGCACAACGGTTTTTCCGGACGGCTGCGCCAGCGCCGCCTGCAGCTCGAACTGCGCAAGCAGGATCTGGCGGCCCAGGTGGGCGTGAGCCTGACCACCATTCAGCAATATGAGAACGGGCAAATGCCCAAGGGCGAGTATGCCGTGCGTCTTTCCGAGGCGTTGCGCTGCTCCCTGGACTGGCTGCTGGCCGGTAAGGGGGACGCCGACGGCGGCATTCTGGACAAGTCCGAGGCGCGTCTGGTCATGGTGCCCATGGTGGAGGCGCGGCTTTCGGCGGGCACGGGCAGTTTTGAAACCGGCGGCGAAATCCTGCGCCATTACGCCTTCCGCTGGGATTTTCTGCACCGCAAGGGCAACCCCGCGCAGATGGTGCTGTTGCGCGTGTCCGGCGACAGCATGCAGCCGCGCATTCTGCACAACGACGTGGTGCTCATCGACCAGTCCCAGAGCGATCCCGTGCCGGGACGTATTTATGCGGTGGGCGTGGAGGACATGGTCTACCTGAAAATCGTCAACGCCATGCCCGGCCGTTTGATTCTGAGCAGCGTCAATCCGGACTACGCCCCCATTGAGGCGGATACCGGCGAGCAACTGGCGGATCTGGTGCGGATCATCGGAAGGGCGGTGTGGGTTGGCCGCGAACTGGATTAG
- a CDS encoding Mor transcription activator family protein: protein MCASKAASASGRAGCKGRPPLPRGRDSWGHALRLAQEEREWEEILRHLPDNVRQLWDALRDTRLLWRVLQAYGGRNLRVPRLEPDANSPLRRRLGLRCVRKLMAAFGGTFVYVPRCNALREKLRQREIIEAFGKHTAHGLSSTAAVAALALRHDMSDRRIWQILKKEASAPVQARVLRRLSDSTALSEANAGLKNEDNRM from the coding sequence ATGTGCGCCAGTAAGGCCGCATCCGCTTCCGGCCGCGCGGGCTGCAAGGGGCGTCCCCCTCTGCCGCGCGGGCGCGACTCCTGGGGGCACGCCCTGCGTCTGGCCCAGGAAGAGCGGGAGTGGGAGGAAATCCTGCGCCATTTGCCGGACAACGTGCGCCAACTCTGGGACGCCCTGCGTGATACGCGCCTGCTCTGGCGCGTGCTGCAGGCATACGGCGGCCGGAATTTGCGCGTGCCCCGGCTGGAACCGGACGCCAACAGCCCCCTGCGCCGCCGTCTGGGCCTGCGTTGCGTGCGCAAGCTCATGGCGGCCTTCGGCGGCACTTTTGTCTATGTGCCGCGCTGTAATGCCCTGCGGGAAAAATTGCGCCAGCGGGAAATCATTGAAGCCTTCGGCAAGCATACAGCCCACGGCCTGAGCAGCACCGCAGCCGTGGCGGCCCTGGCCCTGCGTCACGACATGTCCGACCGGCGCATCTGGCAGATCCTCAAAAAGGAAGCCTCGGCCCCGGTCCAGGCCCGCGTGCTCCGCCGCCTGAGTGATTCCACAGCCCTGAGTGAGGCGAACGCCGGGCTCAAAAATGAGGATAACAGAATGTAA
- a CDS encoding dicarboxylate/amino acid:cation symporter, with protein MAKIKMGLPMQMGIGMVAGVLVGVIAQDWALGSQVFKFLGDIFIRLIRMVVVPLVFATLVAGAAGISDTTKLGRVATKTLLYYLITTAMSVAVGLLLANIVQPGAGVNLSTENLHVKPVTPPSLNDTLMNLIPINPVEAMSRGNMLQIIIFAIIFGFGISSLGESGRHLHRFFDSCGEVMIKVTGFVMYYAPIGVFGLMAFTVTKHGLAVLLPLGKVILLMYAGCAILYCFMFLPLVKFVVRIPVLRFVKGMLEPFMIGFTTCSSAAALPSNMRCTEALGASRTVVSFGIPLGNTINMNGTALYMGINTIFVAEFYGIPMPVDAQLTVILMSILAAVGTMGVPGAGLIMMSIVFVQMGMPLEGVALIAGIDRILDMARTPMNVLGDSLGALVVSRLEGDFNDAPPESRTQA; from the coding sequence ATGGCAAAGATCAAAATGGGATTGCCCATGCAGATGGGCATCGGCATGGTTGCGGGCGTGCTTGTGGGCGTCATCGCGCAGGACTGGGCGCTGGGCAGCCAGGTATTCAAATTTCTCGGCGACATTTTCATCCGCCTGATCCGCATGGTGGTCGTGCCGCTGGTCTTCGCCACCCTGGTGGCGGGCGCGGCGGGCATCAGCGACACCACCAAGCTGGGACGCGTGGCCACCAAAACCCTGCTCTACTATCTCATCACCACGGCGATGTCCGTGGCCGTCGGTCTGCTGCTGGCCAACATCGTGCAGCCGGGCGCGGGCGTGAACCTGTCCACCGAGAATCTGCACGTCAAGCCGGTGACGCCGCCGTCCCTCAATGACACGCTGATGAACCTGATCCCCATCAATCCGGTCGAAGCCATGTCCCGGGGCAATATGCTCCAGATCATCATCTTCGCCATTATTTTCGGTTTCGGCATCAGCTCCTTGGGCGAAAGCGGACGGCATCTGCACCGTTTCTTCGACTCCTGCGGCGAGGTCATGATCAAGGTGACGGGCTTTGTGATGTACTACGCGCCCATCGGCGTCTTCGGCCTCATGGCCTTTACCGTGACCAAGCACGGTCTGGCCGTGCTGCTGCCGCTGGGCAAGGTCATCCTGCTGATGTACGCCGGTTGCGCCATCCTGTACTGCTTCATGTTCCTGCCGCTGGTCAAGTTTGTGGTCAGGATTCCGGTGCTGCGCTTCGTCAAGGGCATGCTTGAGCCCTTCATGATCGGCTTCACCACCTGTTCCAGCGCGGCCGCCCTGCCCTCCAACATGCGCTGCACGGAAGCCTTGGGCGCATCCCGCACGGTGGTCAGCTTCGGCATCCCGCTGGGCAATACCATCAACATGAACGGCACCGCTCTCTACATGGGCATCAACACGATCTTCGTGGCGGAATTCTATGGCATCCCCATGCCGGTGGACGCGCAACTGACCGTCATTCTCATGTCCATTCTCGCCGCCGTGGGCACCATGGGCGTTCCCGGCGCGGGCCTGATAATGATGAGCATCGTCTTCGTCCAGATGGGCATGCCCCTGGAGGGCGTGGCCCTGATCGCGGGCATTGACCGCATTCTCGACATGGCCCGCACGCCCATGAACGTGCTGGGCGACAGCCTCGGCGCGCTGGTGGTCTCGCGCCTTGAAGGCGATTTCAATGACGCGCCGCCGGAATCGCGAACGCAGGCGTAA
- a CDS encoding DUF2730 family protein, producing the protein MFTDIFTSPGASLLILVIQGLFAWALWSLRRIFVRGDDYLLHLQREARRESATARRLSALEEHLRQMPAGDDMAGLHGELAALRGEIQALNVRISGLDRLLERLEHGLDRQEDRLRLLPGPHCAAGAPLNGSAR; encoded by the coding sequence GTGTTTACCGACATTTTCACCTCTCCGGGCGCGTCGCTGCTGATTCTCGTCATCCAGGGCCTGTTCGCCTGGGCGCTCTGGAGCCTGCGCCGGATCTTCGTGCGCGGCGACGACTATCTGCTGCATCTCCAGCGCGAGGCCCGGCGCGAGTCGGCCACGGCCCGCCGCCTGAGCGCCCTGGAGGAACATCTGCGGCAAATGCCCGCGGGCGACGACATGGCCGGGCTGCACGGCGAACTGGCCGCCCTGCGCGGCGAAATCCAGGCATTGAACGTGCGCATCTCCGGCCTGGACCGCCTGCTGGAACGCCTGGAGCACGGCCTGGACCGCCAGGAAGACCGCCTGCGCCTGCTGCCCGGCCCGCACTGCGCCGCCGGTGCGCCCCTGAACGGGAGTGCGCGCTGA
- a CDS encoding terminase large subunit domain-containing protein: MPCVIPYRPRPLQWRFHQERTRFCVLLCHRRFGKTVAAVNDLIREALRRGGADWRAAYAAPFLGQAKAVAWDYCKHFAGAVPGTRFLESELTCILPHGARIRLLGTDNAEALRGLYLDDLVLDEPADMPRRVWSQVLRPMLADRQGRALFCGTPHGTDNLLYDVWQQAGADADGLWSRFCFPASRTGYLPEAELAAARRGMDEAEYRQEFECSFAAAVRGAYYASLLDQAENEGRIVNLSPAPDLPVHTAWDLGMDDATAIWFFQVEPSGQWRMLDYYEASGEGLPHYAHVLRQKALPPGQGEAGPDGNAPGRGFCYGRHLAPRDIRVRELGTGQSRLESAARLGINFSLAPSLPLADGIDATRRLLPRLWFDAAHCAHGIKALRSYRRLWRPRQENPASGPLHDWASHAADALRYAVTGFRAVPDTSGAARRARTEYDFFGETAGKSR; encoded by the coding sequence ATGCCCTGTGTGATTCCGTATCGCCCGCGCCCGCTGCAGTGGCGCTTTCACCAGGAGCGCACCCGCTTCTGTGTGCTGCTCTGCCACCGCCGCTTCGGCAAAACCGTGGCCGCGGTCAACGACCTGATCCGCGAGGCCCTGCGCCGTGGCGGCGCGGACTGGCGGGCCGCCTACGCCGCACCCTTTCTGGGCCAGGCCAAGGCCGTTGCCTGGGATTACTGCAAGCATTTTGCCGGGGCCGTGCCGGGCACGCGCTTTCTGGAAAGCGAACTGACCTGCATCCTGCCCCACGGCGCGCGCATCCGCCTGCTGGGCACGGACAACGCCGAGGCCTTGCGCGGTCTGTACCTGGACGATCTGGTCCTGGACGAACCGGCGGACATGCCGCGCCGGGTCTGGAGCCAGGTGCTGCGGCCCATGCTGGCCGACCGCCAGGGGCGGGCCCTGTTCTGCGGCACGCCGCACGGCACGGACAATCTGCTCTATGACGTCTGGCAGCAGGCCGGGGCCGACGCAGACGGCTTGTGGTCGCGCTTCTGCTTTCCGGCCTCCCGCACCGGCTACCTGCCGGAGGCGGAACTGGCCGCCGCCCGACGCGGCATGGACGAGGCCGAATACCGGCAGGAATTCGAATGCTCCTTCGCGGCGGCTGTGCGCGGAGCCTATTACGCCTCTCTGCTGGATCAGGCCGAAAACGAGGGCCGCATCGTGAACCTCTCTCCCGCGCCGGACCTGCCGGTGCATACGGCCTGGGATCTGGGCATGGACGACGCCACCGCCATCTGGTTTTTCCAGGTGGAACCTTCGGGCCAGTGGCGCATGCTGGACTATTACGAGGCCAGCGGCGAAGGCCTGCCCCATTATGCCCATGTGCTGCGGCAGAAAGCCCTGCCGCCGGGCCAGGGAGAGGCCGGACCGGACGGAAATGCGCCCGGCCGGGGCTTTTGCTACGGCCGACACCTGGCCCCGCGCGACATCCGCGTGCGCGAGCTGGGCACGGGCCAGAGCCGTCTGGAAAGCGCGGCGCGCCTGGGCATCAACTTCAGCCTGGCCCCGTCCCTGCCCCTGGCCGACGGCATTGACGCCACGCGCCGCCTGCTGCCCCGGCTCTGGTTCGACGCTGCGCACTGCGCCCACGGCATCAAGGCCCTGCGCTCCTACCGGCGGCTCTGGCGGCCCCGGCAGGAAAATCCGGCCTCCGGCCCCCTGCACGACTGGGCCAGCCATGCGGCCGATGCCCTGCGTTACGCGGTCACGGGCTTTCGGGCCGTGCCGGATACGAGCGGAGCAGCGCGTCGAGCGCGTACGGAATACGATTTTTTCGGGGAAACGGCAGGAAAAAGCCGCTGA
- a CDS encoding alpha/beta hydrolase, which yields MTVAGNLFLPTGMDQTAKRAAIIVGHPMGAVKEQSADLYATKMAEQGFVALSVDLAFWGGSAGEPRNAVSPDIYAETFSAAVDYLGTRPFVDRERIGVIGICGSGGFAVSAAKIDPRLKAIATISMYDMGAAGRTGLRHGQSAEQRKKLLEEAAAQRYVEFSGGATRYTGGTVHELTEKSTPIEREFFEFYRTPRGEFTPRGASPLTTTHPTLSSNVKFMNFYPFNDIETISPRPMLFVTGENAHSREFSEDAYKRAAEPKELLVVPGAGHVDLYDRTGLIPFDRLAGFFAQNLK from the coding sequence ATGACTGTCGCCGGAAATCTTTTCCTGCCTACGGGCATGGATCAGACGGCGAAGCGCGCCGCGATCATCGTGGGGCACCCCATGGGCGCGGTGAAGGAGCAGAGCGCGGATCTCTACGCCACGAAAATGGCGGAACAGGGTTTTGTCGCCCTGTCCGTGGACCTGGCTTTCTGGGGCGGCAGCGCCGGGGAACCGCGCAATGCCGTGTCGCCGGACATCTATGCCGAGACCTTCAGCGCCGCTGTGGACTATCTAGGCACCCGGCCCTTTGTGGACCGTGAGCGGATCGGCGTCATCGGCATCTGCGGCAGCGGCGGTTTCGCCGTCAGCGCCGCCAAGATCGACCCGCGTCTGAAGGCCATTGCCACGATAAGCATGTACGATATGGGCGCCGCCGGCCGCACCGGCCTCCGGCACGGGCAGAGTGCGGAGCAAAGAAAGAAGCTTCTCGAAGAGGCGGCGGCCCAGCGCTACGTGGAGTTCAGCGGCGGCGCGACCAGATACACCGGCGGCACCGTTCATGAGCTTACGGAAAAGTCCACGCCCATTGAGCGGGAATTCTTTGAATTTTACCGCACTCCTCGTGGGGAATTCACCCCCAGGGGCGCTTCCCCGCTGACCACGACGCACCCGACCCTGAGCAGCAACGTGAAGTTCATGAATTTCTATCCGTTCAACGATATTGAAACCATTTCTCCACGCCCCATGCTGTTTGTTACGGGTGAAAACGCCCACTCCAGAGAATTCAGCGAAGACGCCTACAAGCGTGCTGCGGAACCCAAGGAGCTGCTTGTTGTTCCCGGAGCGGGACATGTGGATTTGTATGACCGCACGGGCCTTATCCCCTTTGACAGGCTGGCTGGCTTCTTCGCCCAAAATCTCAAGTGA
- a CDS encoding glycoside hydrolase family 108 protein, which yields MSDAFQLAHAFTARWEGGLSDHPSDPGGLTNHGVSLRWVQDLARQAREECRRLLRSCDGCGERATPQCGWYSLDLDTDGDVDADDIRACTKAQAAALFKTHFWDKLNCKALSLPLAVTLYDGAVNMGPARAVRQLQQAMNVTGEAQLDHYSPIAEDGIMGPRTLELAEALAAAHLDFYAARLSLRLRETFYRDLAARRPSMKVFLAGWRNRARSLAQYLAELERGAA from the coding sequence ATGTCCGACGCCTTTCAACTGGCCCATGCCTTCACCGCCCGCTGGGAGGGCGGCCTTTCCGACCACCCGTCCGATCCGGGCGGCCTCACCAACCACGGCGTCTCCCTGCGTTGGGTGCAGGATCTGGCCCGGCAGGCCCGCGAGGAATGCCGCCGCCTGCTCCGCAGCTGCGACGGCTGCGGGGAACGCGCCACGCCCCAGTGCGGCTGGTACAGCCTGGATCTGGACACGGACGGCGACGTGGACGCCGACGACATCCGGGCCTGCACCAAGGCTCAGGCCGCGGCGCTGTTCAAAACCCATTTCTGGGACAAACTGAACTGCAAGGCCCTGTCTCTGCCGCTGGCCGTGACCCTCTACGACGGCGCGGTGAACATGGGTCCGGCGCGCGCCGTGCGCCAGCTTCAGCAGGCCATGAACGTCACGGGCGAGGCCCAGCTCGACCATTACAGCCCCATCGCCGAGGACGGGATCATGGGGCCGCGCACCCTGGAACTGGCCGAAGCCCTGGCCGCCGCCCACCTGGATTTTTACGCAGCCCGGCTGAGCCTGCGCCTGCGCGAAACCTTCTACCGCGACCTGGCTGCCCGACGGCCCTCCATGAAGGTCTTTCTGGCGGGCTGGCGCAACCGCGCGCGCTCCCTGGCGCAATACCTGGCCGAACTGGAACGGGGGGCCGCCTGA
- a CDS encoding alpha/beta hydrolase, whose protein sequence is MLHDTRYREGKKVAFKKFNLNIAGLLFLPDGFDADKKYPSVVVTHPGGGVKEQCSSPYAWSLAQAGYVTLAFDASHQDESEGLPRYLEDPASRVEDIRSAVDYLMTPVFAGRAGGL, encoded by the coding sequence ATGTTGCATGATACCCGTTATAGAGAAGGAAAAAAGGTCGCTTTCAAAAAATTCAACCTGAATATTGCCGGGCTGCTCTTTCTTCCGGACGGCTTTGACGCGGACAAAAAATATCCCTCCGTCGTGGTGACCCATCCCGGTGGAGGGGTAAAAGAGCAATGCTCCTCACCCTACGCCTGGAGCCTGGCGCAAGCGGGTTATGTGACGCTTGCCTTTGACGCCTCCCATCAGGACGAAAGCGAAGGTTTGCCCCGCTATCTGGAAGATCCGGCCTCACGGGTGGAGGATATCCGCTCCGCTGTGGATTATCTCATGACGCCCGTGTTCGCCGGGCGGGCCGGGGGGCTATAA
- a CDS encoding mannose-1-phosphate guanylyltransferase/mannose-6-phosphate isomerase, translating to MKLCPVILCGGTGTRLWPLSRRLYPKQFMDLGGHTLFGDTLKRIGVRPDLTPPLVICNKEQRFLAAAQMQEQGLDPTGRVILEPEGRNTAPAIAVAALAALEQNRGGDVLLLVLPSDHVIREDGAFARAVAQAAACAGQGRLVTFGIEPGGPETGYGYIQRGEALATGFAVRRFVEKPRRDAAEAMLAEGGYYWNSGMFLFRASLFLDELRHYASDMFHGAAAAWEGRAEERDFTWLGEAFAACPADSIDYAVMEKTPLAAVVPLDAGWNDLGSWNSVYDAASKDAAANVLVGDVLAEDVSGSYLHSSGRLVAALGVRDLVVVETGDAVLVTSKDRSQEVKNLVARLTRHGRPEKDTHLRVFRPWGWYETLALGERFQVKRIMVKSGASLSLQLHHQRAEHWVVVSGVGRITVGENLLELHADQSTYIPLGVRHRLANAGPQPLEIIEIQSGSYLGEDDIVRFEDTYGRC from the coding sequence ATGAAACTCTGTCCCGTAATTTTGTGCGGCGGTACCGGCACCCGGCTCTGGCCGCTGTCGCGCCGTCTGTATCCTAAACAGTTCATGGACCTGGGCGGTCATACGCTGTTCGGCGACACACTGAAGCGGATCGGCGTCCGGCCGGACCTGACGCCGCCCCTGGTGATCTGCAACAAGGAGCAGCGCTTTCTGGCCGCGGCCCAGATGCAGGAACAGGGACTGGACCCCACGGGCCGCGTGATTCTGGAGCCGGAAGGCCGCAACACGGCGCCCGCCATCGCTGTGGCGGCTCTGGCGGCTCTGGAGCAGAACCGGGGCGGGGACGTGCTGTTGCTGGTGCTGCCCTCCGACCATGTGATCCGGGAGGACGGGGCGTTTGCCCGCGCCGTGGCCCAGGCCGCCGCCTGCGCCGGTCAGGGGCGGCTGGTGACCTTCGGCATTGAACCCGGCGGGCCGGAAACCGGCTACGGCTATATCCAGCGCGGGGAAGCCCTGGCGACGGGCTTCGCGGTCCGGCGATTTGTGGAAAAACCCCGTCGTGACGCGGCCGAGGCCATGCTGGCCGAGGGCGGCTATTACTGGAACAGCGGCATGTTTCTGTTCCGGGCGTCGTTGTTTCTGGACGAATTGCGGCATTATGCGTCGGACATGTTCCACGGCGCTGCCGCCGCGTGGGAGGGGCGGGCCGAGGAACGGGATTTCACCTGGCTGGGCGAGGCGTTCGCCGCCTGCCCGGCGGATTCCATCGACTACGCGGTCATGGAAAAAACCCCTCTGGCGGCTGTGGTGCCGCTGGACGCGGGCTGGAACGACCTCGGTTCCTGGAATTCCGTGTACGACGCGGCGTCCAAGGATGCCGCCGCTAACGTCCTGGTGGGCGACGTTCTGGCCGAAGATGTCTCGGGCAGTTATCTGCATTCCAGCGGCCGTCTGGTGGCCGCTCTGGGCGTCAGGGATCTGGTGGTGGTGGAAACCGGCGACGCTGTGCTGGTGACGAGCAAAGACCGCTCGCAGGAGGTCAAGAACCTTGTGGCCCGGCTCACCCGCCACGGCCGCCCGGAAAAGGACACCCATTTGCGCGTGTTCCGGCCCTGGGGCTGGTATGAAACCCTGGCCTTGGGCGAGCGTTTTCAGGTCAAGCGCATCATGGTCAAAAGCGGCGCGTCCCTGTCCCTGCAACTGCACCATCAGCGGGCCGAGCACTGGGTGGTGGTCAGCGGCGTGGGCCGGATCACCGTGGGCGAGAATCTGCTGGAACTGCATGCGGACCAGTCCACCTATATTCCGCTGGGCGTCAGGCACCGTCTGGCCAATGCCGGGCCGCAGCCTCTGGAAATCATCGAAATCCAGAGCGGTTCCTATCTGGGCGAGGACGACATCGTCCGCTTTGAAGACACGTACGGCCGCTGTTAG
- a CDS encoding LysR family transcriptional regulator, translating to MELRTLRYFLAVTREETISGAAEALHVTQPTLSRQMMELEGELGKTLFLRGKRKISLTEEGLFLRKRAQEILALVEKTESEFSASNTTISGDVHIGCGETDAMRLIARAARKLREAHPHILYHLFSGNAGDVRERLDKGLVDFGIFIEPVDLSRYDFIKLPVTDIWGVLMRKDSPLAANTTVKPKDLRGLPLIFSRQSMVKNEISGWMGDGFNELNIIAQYNLLYNAALMVEEGMGYALCLDRIISTSGDSPLCFRPLEPRLEVGLDIAWKKYQVFSKAAEKFLEYLQREIADSQKGGRGAEE from the coding sequence ATGGAATTGAGAACGCTACGCTATTTTCTTGCCGTGACACGGGAAGAAACCATCTCCGGAGCGGCCGAGGCGCTGCATGTCACGCAGCCCACGCTCTCCCGGCAGATGATGGAGCTTGAGGGGGAGTTGGGAAAAACGCTGTTTCTACGCGGGAAAAGGAAGATCTCGCTTACTGAGGAAGGCCTGTTCCTGCGCAAGCGCGCGCAGGAAATTCTCGCGCTGGTGGAGAAGACGGAGTCCGAATTCAGCGCGTCAAATACAACCATCAGCGGCGATGTCCATATCGGCTGCGGCGAAACCGACGCCATGCGCCTGATTGCCCGCGCCGCCCGCAAATTGCGCGAAGCGCATCCCCATATCCTCTACCATCTTTTCAGCGGGAATGCGGGGGACGTCAGGGAACGGCTGGACAAAGGCCTGGTGGATTTCGGCATATTCATTGAACCCGTGGACCTGTCGCGATACGATTTCATCAAACTGCCGGTGACGGACATCTGGGGCGTATTGATGCGCAAGGACAGTCCCCTTGCGGCCAATACGACGGTAAAGCCCAAGGATCTGCGCGGGCTGCCGCTCATTTTTTCCAGGCAGTCCATGGTTAAAAACGAGATTTCCGGCTGGATGGGGGATGGATTCAATGAACTGAACATCATTGCCCAGTACAATCTGTTGTACAATGCGGCCCTGATGGTGGAAGAGGGAATGGGTTACGCGCTGTGCCTGGACAGGATCATCAGCACATCCGGGGACAGCCCTCTCTGTTTCAGGCCCCTGGAGCCGCGTCTGGAGGTCGGACTGGATATCGCCTGGAAAAAATACCAGGTGTTTTCAAAGGCCGCTGAAAAATTTCTGGAATACCTTCAGCGGGAAATAGCGGACTCCCAAAAAGGCGGGCGCGGCGCGGAAGAATAA
- a CDS encoding DapH/DapD/GlmU-related protein, producing the protein MEHCTYEAMRLTAELNSAYHTPDEVRDFMRRITGREIDASFRLFPPFYTDFGKNIRLGKNVFINACCCFQDQGGIDVGDGALIGHRVTLATINHGLSPDERHIHHVAPIVIGENVWIGSGATLLPGVTVGDGAVVAAGAVVSKSVEAGSIVGGVPARFIRRAG; encoded by the coding sequence ATGGAACATTGCACGTATGAAGCCATGCGGCTGACTGCGGAGCTGAACAGCGCATATCACACGCCTGATGAAGTGCGCGATTTCATGCGTCGCATTACCGGGCGGGAAATAGACGCTTCCTTCAGACTGTTCCCCCCATTTTATACTGACTTCGGCAAAAATATCCGCTTGGGGAAAAACGTCTTTATCAATGCCTGCTGCTGTTTTCAGGATCAGGGCGGTATTGATGTGGGGGACGGCGCGCTTATCGGGCATCGCGTCACGCTGGCGACAATCAATCACGGCTTGTCTCCCGATGAACGGCATATCCACCATGTCGCCCCCATAGTTATTGGCGAAAACGTCTGGATCGGTTCCGGCGCGACGCTGCTTCCCGGCGTGACTGTCGGCGACGGAGCTGTCGTGGCCGCCGGAGCCGTCGTGAGCAAAAGCGTGGAGGCGGGGAGCATTGTGGGCGGCGTTCCCGCAAGATTTATCAGGCGTGCAGGCTAG